In Trifolium pratense cultivar HEN17-A07 linkage group LG7, ARS_RC_1.1, whole genome shotgun sequence, a genomic segment contains:
- the LOC123894138 gene encoding uncharacterized protein LOC123894138: protein MALSSSIRIVIVGDVHDCWNFEQDSKALQFLQPDLVLFTGDFGEENLEVVRSVANIEFAKAVILGNHDCWSTKKFSRSEKDKDKVQLQLECLGKEHVAYERLDLPLIQVSVVGGRPFSVGGKSLFRNKLLSARYGIKDMDGSAKKIQKAALGTPEDHFLILLAHNGPTGLGSGLNDICGKDWELDGGDHGDPDLACAISLLKENNQISIPLVVFGHMHKELAHGNEFRKMIVVGTDNTIYLNGAIVPRVKSFGDDNKRSLDDESSLSSPEAKGTTRAFTLVELSKGRVTRVAESWVSVVEDKTTLKEEHILFEGN from the coding sequence ATGGCTTTGTCTTCTTCAATTCGAATTGTTATCGTCGGTGATGTGCATGATTGCTGGAACTTTGAACAAGATTCCAAGGCACTTCAGTTTCTCCAACCAGATTTGGTGCTCTTTACAGGTGATTTTGGTGAAGAAAATCTTGAAGTCGTTCGGAGTGttgcaaatattgaatttgctAAAGCAGTTATATTAGGAAACCACGATTGTTGGAGTACTAAGAAGTTTTCTCGCAGTGAGAAGGATAAAGATAAAGTTCAACTTCAGCTAGAATGTCTTGGCAAGGAGCACGTGGCTTATGAACGTTTAGATTTACCTCTGATACAAGTAAGTGTTGTTGGTGGACGGCCATTTTCTGTTGGGGGTAAATCATTATTTCGAAATAAGTTGTTGTCTGCAAGATATGGAATCAAAGACATGGATGGGAGTGCCAAGAAAATCCAGAAAGCTGCTCTTGGTACACCGGAGGATCATTTTCTTATATTACTTGCACATAATGGACCCACAGGCCTTGGATCTGGTTTGAATGATATATGTGGAAAAGATTGGGAATTGGACGGCGGTGATCATGGTGACCCAGATCTAGCATGCGCGATATCCTTGCTAAAAGAGAATAATCAGATATCTATTCCATTGGTTGTGTTCGGCCACATGCACAAAGAGCTGGCGCATGGCAATGAATTTAGGAAAATGATTGTCGTTGGGACCGACAACACCATATACTTGAACGGGGCCATTGTTCCAAGGGTCAAAAGTTTTGGTGATGATAACAAGAGAAGCTTAGACGATGAAAGTTCTCTTTCCTCACCAGAGGCAAAAGGTACGACAAGAGCCTTTACTTTAGTTGAGCTGTCCAAAGGAAGAGTTACTAGAGTTGCAGAAAGTTGGGTATCGGTTGTTGAAGACAAGACCACATTAAAAGAAGAACATATATTATTTGAAGGCAATTAA